From one Streptomyces sp. NBC_01478 genomic stretch:
- a CDS encoding glycosyltransferase, which produces MSELPFRTPVSAQHREPVLDVVVPVFNEEKDLEPSVRRLHAHLSETFPYPFRITVADNASTDATPRIAAQLAAELPELAWLRLAEKGRGRALHAAWSESRAPVLAYVDVDLSTDLAALLPLVAPLISGHSDLAIGTRLARGSRVVRGPKREAISRCYNALLRSTLAVGFSDAQCGFKAVRRDVAERLLPLVKDSGWFFDTELLVIAERAGLRIHEVPVDWVDDPDSRVDLLSTALADLRGIARMGRELARGTLPTAGLRRAGDRSPSGGLAGQLLRFAAVGAVSSVGYVLLYVALRPETGGQVANALALLLCALANTAANRRLTFGLRGRSGALRHQAQGLLVFTIGLALTSGALALLHRATSTPGRGTEVGVLVAANLAATLVRFLLFRAWVFRTGRRREAEAPAA; this is translated from the coding sequence ATGAGTGAACTGCCGTTCCGCACACCGGTGTCGGCGCAACACCGCGAGCCCGTCCTGGACGTGGTCGTCCCCGTGTTCAACGAGGAGAAGGACCTCGAACCGAGCGTACGGCGACTGCACGCCCACCTGTCGGAGACGTTCCCGTACCCGTTCCGCATCACCGTCGCGGACAACGCCAGCACGGACGCGACCCCGCGCATCGCGGCTCAACTTGCCGCCGAACTGCCCGAGTTGGCGTGGCTGCGGCTCGCCGAGAAGGGGCGGGGCCGGGCGCTGCACGCGGCCTGGTCCGAGTCGCGGGCGCCCGTGCTCGCCTACGTCGACGTGGACCTGTCGACCGACCTGGCCGCGCTCCTCCCGCTGGTCGCCCCGCTGATCTCCGGCCACTCGGACCTCGCGATCGGAACCCGCCTGGCCCGCGGTTCCCGGGTGGTGCGTGGCCCCAAGCGCGAGGCCATCTCCCGTTGCTACAACGCTCTGTTGCGCTCCACCCTCGCGGTCGGCTTCTCCGACGCGCAGTGCGGTTTCAAGGCGGTACGGCGTGATGTCGCCGAGCGGCTGCTGCCCCTGGTGAAGGACTCGGGGTGGTTCTTCGACACCGAACTGCTGGTGATCGCCGAACGGGCCGGACTGCGCATCCACGAAGTACCGGTCGACTGGGTGGACGACCCCGACAGCCGGGTCGACCTGCTGTCCACGGCCCTGGCCGACCTGCGCGGAATCGCCCGCATGGGACGGGAGTTGGCGCGCGGCACACTCCCCACGGCCGGGCTGCGCCGAGCCGGCGACCGCTCGCCCTCGGGCGGCCTGGCCGGCCAGCTGCTGCGCTTCGCCGCCGTGGGCGCGGTGAGCTCCGTCGGATACGTCCTGCTGTACGTCGCGTTGCGCCCCGAGACGGGAGGACAGGTCGCCAACGCGCTGGCCCTGCTGCTCTGCGCGCTCGCCAACACGGCCGCGAACCGCCGCCTCACCTTCGGCCTGCGCGGCCGCAGCGGCGCCCTGCGCCACCAGGCCCAGGGCCTCCTGGTCTTCACGATCGGCCTGGCCCTCACCAGCGGCGCACTGGCACTCCTGCACCGCGCGACGTCAACTCCCGGACGCGGCACGGAAGTCGGGGTCCTGGTCGCCGCGAACCTGGCGGCGACTCTCGTACGCTTCCTGCTCTTCCGCGCCTGGGTGTTCCGCACCGGGCGCCGCCGCGAGGCGGAGGCGCCCGCGGCATGA
- a CDS encoding STAS domain-containing protein has protein sequence MTDVQPAHPDRLTVSHLTVDGIRIVALRGELDHTARHFAEEALMPPVGDGPPRTVADLTHLTFMDSSGINALIAACHAAIAAQGWVRVAGAQPAVLRVIRIVGVDALISCHPTVRQALEK, from the coding sequence GTGACAGACGTACAGCCAGCCCACCCCGACCGCCTGACGGTCAGTCATCTCACCGTCGACGGCATACGGATCGTCGCCCTGCGCGGCGAACTCGACCACACGGCACGCCACTTCGCCGAGGAGGCGCTCATGCCGCCGGTCGGCGACGGGCCACCACGAACCGTCGCCGATCTCACCCACCTGACGTTCATGGACTCCAGCGGCATCAACGCGCTCATCGCCGCCTGTCACGCGGCCATAGCGGCTCAGGGCTGGGTGCGTGTGGCCGGTGCGCAGCCGGCCGTGCTGCGGGTGATCCGGATCGTCGGTGTCGACGCCCTCATTTCCTGCCACCCCACCGTGCGCCAGGCGCTTGAGAAATGA
- a CDS encoding ATP-binding protein: protein MEPADDEPSTRPLITAAALSGDGTSIGEARDLVTDFLRRAGTDHGVAVSARVVDLARLVVSELVTNARRHAPGPLRMELRIADDAVEVTVRDTARVQLVARPADPRRVGQHGLEIVMAVVQAFQVRLEATGKSVTARIALGDGARRADSPPGAE from the coding sequence GTGGAGCCTGCCGACGACGAGCCGAGCACTCGCCCCCTGATCACTGCCGCCGCTCTGAGCGGCGACGGCACCTCCATCGGCGAAGCGCGCGACCTCGTGACGGACTTTCTCCGCCGTGCCGGGACGGACCACGGTGTGGCCGTCTCCGCCCGGGTCGTGGACCTCGCGCGACTGGTGGTCAGCGAACTGGTCACCAACGCCCGCCGGCACGCCCCCGGCCCGCTGCGGATGGAACTGCGCATCGCGGACGACGCGGTGGAGGTGACCGTACGGGACACCGCCCGTGTCCAGTTGGTCGCCCGGCCGGCGGATCCGCGCCGAGTCGGTCAGCACGGCCTGGAGATCGTCATGGCCGTCGTCCAGGCGTTCCAGGTCCGCCTGGAAGCGACCGGCAAGAGCGTCACCGCCCGCATCGCCCTGGGCGACGGGGCACGCCGTGCCGACTCCCCGCCCGGCGCCGAGTGA
- a CDS encoding GAF and ANTAR domain-containing protein: MDWQDFAQRMASMAVDLLGQESSDAALRRIVSSSVEIVEGCDSAGIVIRDNDTMRTLASTDGLAAESDRLQEHLGEGPCFDITRAKGGAHVFRIADLTEHQRRWPRYAPAAGELGVGSMMTFLLFADDEEFGALNMYARRPGAFTEVSETAGVLLASHAAVALSGARTYAQMHSALTTRHVIGEAMGIVMERYHLDEDGAFAVLRDLSQKRNVKLRAIAQRVCESGGVED; encoded by the coding sequence ATGGACTGGCAGGACTTTGCGCAACGGATGGCGTCGATGGCCGTCGACCTGCTGGGGCAGGAGTCGAGCGACGCGGCACTGCGGCGGATCGTGTCGTCGAGCGTGGAGATCGTCGAGGGCTGCGACTCGGCGGGCATCGTGATCCGGGACAACGACACGATGCGGACGCTGGCCTCGACCGACGGGCTCGCGGCGGAGTCCGACCGTCTTCAGGAACATCTCGGCGAGGGCCCCTGCTTCGACATCACCCGCGCCAAGGGCGGTGCGCATGTGTTCCGGATCGCGGACCTGACCGAGCATCAGCGGCGGTGGCCGCGCTACGCGCCCGCGGCGGGCGAGTTGGGGGTCGGCAGCATGATGACCTTCCTGTTGTTCGCCGACGACGAGGAGTTCGGCGCGCTGAACATGTACGCGCGCCGGCCCGGAGCCTTCACCGAGGTGAGCGAGACCGCCGGGGTACTGCTGGCCTCGCACGCCGCTGTCGCGCTGTCCGGTGCGCGCACGTACGCGCAGATGCACAGCGCGCTCACCACCCGCCATGTCATCGGGGAAGCCATGGGCATCGTCATGGAGCGGTATCACCTCGACGAGGACGGGGCGTTCGCGGTACTTCGCGATCTTTCCCAGAAGCGCAACGTCAAGCTCCGGGCGATCGCTCAGCGGGTGTGCGAGAGCGGCGGCGTCGAAGACTGA
- a CDS encoding RNA polymerase sigma factor SigF yields the protein MPTRTSTKQHPHDDAPDTAESFRTLAQLAPGPQHDAVRERIVVAWLPMADRLAGRFRNRGENSEDLRQVAALGLVKAVDRYDPERGNAFESYAVPTITGEIKRHFRDYMWTVHVPRRVQELRNQVRRAARDLSQTVPGRRPTVAEIAKQAGLGEGDVLVGLEALESFTALSLDAELPGGEDGYSLSDTLGSPDPALDTVVDREAVKPGLQALPERDQVILYQRFFGGMTQAAIAEQLGISQMHVSRLISLCCERLRDQVMQDVA from the coding sequence ATGCCCACTCGTACGAGCACGAAGCAGCATCCGCACGACGACGCCCCCGATACGGCGGAGTCCTTCCGCACCCTCGCCCAGCTCGCCCCCGGCCCGCAGCACGACGCCGTGCGCGAGCGGATCGTGGTCGCGTGGCTGCCGATGGCCGACCGGCTCGCCGGGCGGTTCCGCAACCGGGGCGAGAACTCCGAGGATCTGCGTCAGGTCGCTGCCCTCGGCCTGGTCAAGGCCGTCGACCGGTACGACCCCGAGCGCGGCAACGCGTTCGAGAGCTATGCCGTGCCGACCATCACCGGTGAGATCAAACGGCACTTCCGGGACTACATGTGGACCGTCCATGTGCCGCGCCGGGTGCAGGAGTTGCGCAACCAGGTGCGGCGCGCCGCGCGGGATCTGTCCCAGACCGTCCCGGGGCGTCGGCCCACCGTCGCCGAGATCGCCAAGCAGGCCGGCCTCGGCGAAGGGGACGTCCTGGTCGGGCTGGAGGCCCTGGAGAGCTTCACCGCCCTCTCGCTGGACGCGGAACTGCCCGGCGGCGAGGACGGCTACTCCCTCAGCGACACCCTCGGGTCGCCCGACCCGGCCCTCGACACCGTCGTCGACCGCGAGGCGGTCAAACCCGGCCTCCAGGCGTTGCCGGAGCGGGACCAGGTCATCCTCTACCAGCGGTTCTTCGGCGGCATGACGCAGGCGGCGATCGCCGAGCAGCTCGGTATCTCGCAGATGCACGTCTCCCGTCTGATCAGCCTCTGCTGCGAGCGCCTGCGGGATCAGGTGATGCAGGACGTGGCCTGA
- a CDS encoding SAV_915 family protein has translation MSPVDRSEDPEPSEPVPAGLLHVPVRSGPAGCTARFFRTPLGGRTAVGFTSAAKLTATLGTDQASIKLSEPALRALAAPLGVTALTVDPSLSAPAADRTAATARERENSWRRWHPQHIGALRVTGAAAAAAACLNLLIG, from the coding sequence ATGTCTCCAGTCGACCGTTCCGAGGACCCCGAACCTTCCGAACCCGTCCCGGCCGGACTTCTCCACGTCCCCGTCCGGTCGGGACCCGCGGGCTGCACGGCGCGGTTCTTCCGCACCCCCCTCGGCGGCCGTACGGCGGTCGGATTCACCTCGGCGGCGAAGCTCACCGCCACCCTCGGCACCGACCAGGCGAGCATCAAGCTCTCCGAACCCGCACTGCGCGCCCTCGCCGCCCCGCTCGGCGTCACCGCCCTCACCGTCGACCCCTCGCTCTCCGCCCCGGCGGCCGACCGCACCGCGGCCACCGCCCGCGAGCGCGAGAACTCCTGGCGGCGCTGGCACCCCCAGCACATCGGTGCCCTGCGTGTGACGGGCGCGGCCGCCGCCGCCGCCGCCTGCCTGAACCTGCTGATCGGCTGA
- the lysA gene encoding diaminopimelate decarboxylase, which produces MSILDAPVVHVTDTGDLSVWPRSARPSPSGDVTVGGVSLTEAADRFGTPVYVLDEREIRERCRSYRTAFPDADVVYAAKAFLCRAMAHWVREEGLGLDVCSAGELALAVTSGFPPERIVLHGNAKSPEDLRTALRLGVGRIVVDSTSEIARLAAITPADSRQKVMVRVVPGVAAGAHVKVRTGTDDQKFGLSITDGSAQHAVARILDQPHLELVGLHCHIGSQIATTKPYVAAVRRMVGLLARIRDQHGVTLPQLDIGGGHAIAYRPGEEHLDVSVLAGRVRAELEDGCARTGLPVPRLTLEPGRAIVGPAGVAVYRVLAVKRTGDRTFVAVDGGMSDNPRPALYGVRYAPRLIGRPATAPPRTVTVVGRHCEAGDVLADEVALPGDVRPGDLLAVPAAGAYHLSMASGYNLVGRPPVVAVADGIARVLVRRESLDDMSRRDIGL; this is translated from the coding sequence ATGTCCATCCTGGACGCCCCCGTTGTCCACGTCACCGACACGGGCGACCTGTCCGTCTGGCCCCGCTCCGCCCGCCCCTCCCCCTCCGGCGACGTCACCGTCGGCGGTGTCTCCCTCACCGAGGCCGCCGACCGCTTCGGCACTCCCGTCTACGTCCTCGACGAGCGGGAGATCCGCGAGCGCTGCCGTTCGTACCGCACGGCGTTCCCGGACGCGGACGTGGTCTACGCGGCCAAGGCGTTCCTGTGCCGTGCGATGGCCCACTGGGTGCGGGAGGAGGGGCTCGGTCTCGACGTCTGCTCGGCCGGCGAACTCGCGCTCGCCGTCACCTCCGGCTTCCCGCCGGAGCGGATCGTGCTGCACGGCAACGCCAAGAGCCCCGAGGACCTGCGCACCGCGCTCCGCCTCGGGGTCGGGCGGATCGTCGTGGACAGCACCTCGGAGATCGCCCGGCTGGCCGCGATCACCCCCGCCGACAGCCGGCAGAAGGTGATGGTGCGGGTGGTCCCCGGTGTGGCGGCCGGCGCCCACGTCAAGGTGCGCACCGGCACCGACGACCAGAAGTTCGGGCTGTCGATCACCGACGGCTCCGCGCAGCACGCCGTGGCCCGGATCCTGGACCAGCCGCACCTCGAACTCGTGGGCCTGCACTGCCACATCGGCTCGCAGATCGCGACCACGAAGCCGTACGTCGCCGCAGTACGGCGCATGGTGGGGCTGTTGGCCCGCATCCGCGACCAACACGGCGTCACGCTCCCGCAGTTGGACATCGGCGGCGGCCACGCCATCGCCTACCGCCCGGGCGAGGAGCACCTCGACGTCTCCGTGCTCGCGGGCCGGGTCCGCGCCGAGCTGGAGGACGGCTGCGCCCGCACCGGGCTGCCCGTGCCCCGGCTCACCCTCGAACCGGGCCGGGCGATCGTCGGTCCCGCCGGGGTCGCCGTCTACCGCGTCCTGGCCGTCAAGCGCACCGGCGACCGTACGTTCGTCGCGGTCGACGGCGGCATGAGCGACAACCCGCGGCCCGCGCTGTACGGCGTGCGCTACGCACCCCGGCTCATCGGCCGCCCCGCCACCGCACCGCCCCGCACGGTCACCGTCGTGGGCCGGCACTGCGAGGCGGGCGACGTCCTCGCCGACGAGGTGGCGCTCCCCGGCGACGTACGCCCCGGCGACCTCCTCGCCGTACCGGCGGCCGGCGCGTACCACCTGTCCATGGCGTCCGGCTACAACCTCGTCGGCCGGCCGCCGGTCGTCGCGGTGGCCGACGGCATCGCGCGCGTCCTGGTCCGCCGCGAATCGCTGGACGACATGAGCCGCAGGGACATCGGCCTGTAG
- a CDS encoding SigB/SigF/SigG family RNA polymerase sigma factor translates to MNARRATDTATADTPEATDDLPWIEDAGKVAPKDARLLSKLFLDRLRVLEEGTHEYQYARNTLIEMNLTLVRFAARRFRNRGNGDMEDVVQVGTIGLIKAIDRFDLTREVEFTSFAIPYIVGEIKRFFRDTTWAVHVPRRLQELRVDLAKSKETLTTELGRTPTVKELAAHLDLTDDEVIEGLIAANGYVAGSIDTPGGEAETDDGAPKYADTMGDTDPALELFEDLHTLGPLLQRLDERERAIIEMRFGQELTQAEIGRELHVSQMHVSRLLSRTLTKLRSGLLTG, encoded by the coding sequence GTGAATGCCCGCCGAGCGACCGACACCGCGACCGCGGACACCCCCGAAGCGACGGACGACCTGCCCTGGATCGAGGACGCCGGCAAGGTCGCCCCCAAGGACGCGCGTTTACTGTCCAAGCTGTTCCTGGACCGGCTCCGGGTCCTGGAGGAGGGCACCCACGAGTACCAGTACGCGCGCAACACGCTCATCGAGATGAACCTGACGCTGGTGCGCTTCGCCGCCCGCCGCTTCCGCAACCGCGGCAACGGTGACATGGAGGACGTCGTCCAGGTCGGCACGATCGGTCTGATCAAGGCCATCGACCGCTTCGACCTGACGCGCGAGGTCGAGTTCACCTCCTTCGCGATCCCCTACATCGTCGGCGAGATCAAGCGGTTCTTCCGCGACACCACCTGGGCCGTGCACGTCCCGCGCCGCCTCCAGGAACTCCGCGTCGACCTCGCCAAGAGCAAGGAGACGCTCACCACCGAACTGGGCCGCACCCCCACCGTGAAGGAACTCGCCGCCCACCTGGACCTGACCGACGACGAGGTCATCGAGGGCCTCATCGCCGCGAACGGCTATGTCGCGGGCTCCATCGACACCCCGGGCGGCGAGGCCGAGACCGACGACGGCGCACCGAAGTACGCGGACACCATGGGCGACACGGACCCCGCCCTGGAACTGTTCGAGGACCTCCACACGCTCGGCCCGCTGCTCCAGCGGCTCGACGAGCGGGAACGGGCCATCATCGAGATGCGCTTCGGCCAGGAGCTGACCCAGGCCGAGATCGGCCGCGAGCTGCACGTGTCCCAGATGCATGTCTCCCGCCTCCTCTCCCGCACCCTCACCAAGCTCCGCAGCGGACTGCTGACCGGATGA
- a CDS encoding universal stress protein: protein MDSGGGRARAVVGVSGSPGSLAALHRAVREARRTDAELLAVLAWEPPGGELAHGRAMFTPSVADFRRAAADRLLTVLDAAFGEAGPGVPFQGLVVRGTAGRALVETADRPDDLLVVGAGPRGPLRGLFPSVTRYCVTHAACPVLTVPPSPLEGELASLHRRNSLRLTVDARELTEGGA from the coding sequence ATGGACAGTGGCGGCGGGCGGGCACGTGCCGTGGTCGGAGTGAGCGGTTCACCGGGCAGCCTGGCGGCGCTGCACCGGGCGGTGCGCGAGGCCCGTCGTACCGACGCGGAGCTGTTGGCCGTCCTCGCCTGGGAGCCGCCCGGCGGTGAACTCGCCCATGGCCGCGCGATGTTCACGCCTTCGGTGGCCGACTTCCGCCGCGCCGCCGCCGACCGGCTGCTCACCGTTCTCGACGCGGCCTTCGGCGAGGCGGGCCCCGGGGTCCCGTTCCAGGGTCTGGTCGTACGGGGTACGGCGGGCCGTGCCCTGGTGGAGACGGCCGATCGCCCCGATGACCTCCTGGTCGTCGGCGCGGGACCGCGCGGACCGCTCCGCGGCCTGTTCCCGTCCGTCACCCGCTACTGCGTCACGCACGCCGCGTGCCCGGTGCTGACGGTGCCGCCGTCGCCCCTGGAGGGCGAGCTCGCCTCCCTGCACCGCCGTAACTCCCTGCGGCTGACGGTGGACGCGCGGGAGTTGACGGAGGGCGGGGCCTGA
- a CDS encoding purple acid phosphatase family protein — protein sequence MTAQTETPDEPAKSSEGVSRRHALGLLGTAGAGAVTPLLGAGTAQAAPLDAPALHLTADSSGASPVQGLHLTFGADPRTQMTVSWITDKPVTRPVVRYGTLEHGFGSSAKARTVTYVDGTSSRTVYVHHAALNKLSPDTDYLYLATHEGATPDSGTFRTAPRGRKPLTFTSFGDQSAPQVTWAANGTVGLDANSTPATKDIVTGIEQVAPLFHLLNGDLCYANLDVDRVRTWNNFFTNNTRSARFRPWMPAAGNHEIEKANGPIGLGAYQTYFDLPSTETDAELAGLYYAFTAGSVRVIVLQNDDNCLQDGGDVYISGYSGGRQLAFLEKELKAARASRDTDWIVVAMHQVMVSSTDANGADLGLRQKYGPLFDRYGVDLVLCGHEHNYERSLAVRGVVSGTETLTPNPISTATDDIDTGLGTVHMILGGGGVSGTTNQSFFKDGTGKVITSVSATPGSNGKRTSTYTKEEAVWVGVRDTEHPYGFAAFTVDPGRHAGDTTRMHVTYYNVNKPNGDLSVFENFTLHRKRSDGHR from the coding sequence ATGACCGCACAGACAGAGACACCGGACGAGCCGGCGAAGTCGTCCGAAGGGGTCAGCCGACGGCACGCGCTGGGTCTCCTCGGTACGGCCGGCGCCGGCGCCGTCACGCCCTTGCTGGGAGCAGGCACGGCACAGGCCGCCCCGCTCGACGCCCCGGCGCTCCATCTCACCGCGGACTCCTCCGGAGCCTCCCCGGTCCAGGGCCTGCACCTCACCTTCGGGGCGGACCCGCGCACCCAGATGACGGTCTCGTGGATCACCGACAAACCGGTGACCAGACCGGTCGTGCGCTACGGCACGCTGGAGCACGGCTTCGGCTCCAGCGCCAAGGCCCGTACGGTCACCTATGTCGACGGCACCTCCAGCCGCACCGTCTACGTCCACCACGCCGCGCTGAACAAGCTCTCCCCGGACACCGACTACCTCTACCTCGCCACCCACGAGGGGGCCACGCCCGACAGCGGTACCTTCCGCACCGCGCCGCGTGGCCGGAAGCCGCTCACCTTCACCAGCTTCGGCGACCAGTCCGCCCCGCAGGTGACCTGGGCGGCCAACGGCACGGTCGGGCTCGACGCGAACTCCACGCCCGCGACGAAGGACATCGTCACCGGCATCGAGCAGGTCGCCCCGCTCTTCCACCTCCTCAACGGCGACCTCTGCTACGCCAACCTGGACGTCGACCGGGTGCGCACCTGGAACAACTTCTTCACCAACAACACCCGTTCGGCCCGCTTCCGCCCCTGGATGCCGGCAGCCGGCAACCACGAGATCGAGAAGGCCAACGGCCCGATCGGACTCGGCGCCTACCAGACCTACTTCGACCTGCCGTCCACCGAGACCGACGCCGAACTCGCGGGCCTCTACTACGCGTTCACGGCCGGCTCGGTGCGGGTCATCGTGCTCCAGAACGACGACAACTGCCTCCAGGACGGCGGCGACGTCTACATCAGCGGCTACTCCGGCGGCCGCCAACTCGCCTTCCTGGAGAAGGAGTTGAAGGCGGCCCGGGCCTCGCGCGACACCGACTGGATCGTCGTCGCCATGCACCAGGTCATGGTCAGCTCCACGGACGCCAACGGCGCCGACCTCGGCCTGCGCCAGAAGTACGGCCCCCTCTTCGACCGGTACGGCGTGGACCTGGTGCTCTGCGGCCACGAGCACAACTACGAGCGCTCGCTGGCCGTCCGCGGAGTCGTCAGCGGCACCGAGACGCTGACCCCGAACCCCATCTCCACGGCCACCGACGACATCGACACCGGCCTCGGCACCGTGCACATGATCCTCGGCGGCGGTGGCGTCTCGGGCACCACGAACCAGAGCTTCTTCAAGGACGGCACCGGCAAGGTGATCACGTCCGTGTCGGCGACCCCCGGCTCCAACGGCAAGCGCACCTCCACCTACACCAAGGAGGAGGCGGTCTGGGTCGGCGTCCGGGACACCGAACACCCCTATGGCTTCGCCGCGTTCACCGTCGACCCCGGCCGGCACGCGGGTGACACCACGCGCATGCACGTGACCTACTACAACGTGAACAAGCCCAACGGCGACCTGTCGGTGTTCGAGAACTTCACCCTCCACCGCAAGCGCTCCGACGGCCACCGCTGA
- a CDS encoding DUF6368 family protein encodes MTRPPSRPNTPTKPTRSPSSASPRPTRSTSSRSATSPVDHTVTALLTAAVMEVIGGVVNAGLREDQIPVVAGLPGIVATTTDPWPAVYGTAVFLRAWTEQPSFRLLR; translated from the coding sequence GTGACGAGACCGCCTTCGCGGCCGAACACGCCGACGAAGCCGACCAGAAGTCCCTCATCGGCTTCGCCCCGACCCACGCGGTCGACGTCATCGCGTTCGGCGACAAGCCCGGTCGACCACACCGTCACAGCCCTGTTGACCGCCGCCGTCATGGAGGTGATCGGCGGCGTCGTCAACGCCGGACTGCGGGAGGACCAGATCCCGGTCGTCGCCGGCCTCCCGGGCATCGTCGCGACGACGACCGATCCGTGGCCCGCTGTGTACGGCACGGCGGTTTTCCTCAGAGCGTGGACCGAACAGCCCAGTTTCCGGCTCCTGAGGTAG
- a CDS encoding PIG-L family deacetylase: MTDRPLTLMAVHAHPDDEATTTGGVLAQYAAEGIRTVLVTCTDGACGDGPGGVKPGDPGHDPAAVAQMRRQELEVSREVLKISDLELLDYADSGMMGWPSNDAPGSFWQTPVEKGAARLADLMRHYRPDVVVTYDENGFYGHPDHIQAHRITMAAVEMSGLTPKVYWTTMPRSMMRRFGEIIREFHPDMPEPDPAEAAAMAEMGLPEDEISTWVDTTAFSDQKFDALAAHASQGDNIFFLKMGKERFGELMGIETFVRVQDTTGAAVPENDLFAGLR; this comes from the coding sequence ATGACTGACCGGCCCTTGACGCTCATGGCAGTGCACGCCCACCCCGACGACGAAGCCACCACGACCGGAGGGGTCCTCGCGCAGTACGCGGCGGAAGGCATCCGCACGGTGCTCGTGACCTGTACCGACGGCGCTTGCGGTGACGGACCGGGAGGCGTCAAGCCGGGCGATCCCGGCCACGATCCGGCGGCCGTCGCCCAGATGCGCCGTCAGGAACTCGAGGTGAGCCGCGAGGTCCTGAAGATCAGCGATCTGGAGCTGCTGGACTACGCCGACTCCGGGATGATGGGCTGGCCGAGCAACGACGCCCCCGGATCCTTCTGGCAGACCCCCGTGGAGAAAGGCGCGGCCCGCCTCGCGGACCTCATGCGGCACTACCGGCCCGACGTCGTCGTCACCTACGACGAGAACGGCTTCTACGGCCACCCCGACCACATCCAGGCCCACCGCATCACCATGGCGGCGGTGGAGATGAGCGGGCTGACGCCGAAGGTGTACTGGACCACGATGCCCCGCTCGATGATGCGGCGGTTCGGCGAGATCATCCGCGAGTTCCACCCCGACATGCCGGAGCCGGATCCCGCCGAGGCCGCCGCGATGGCCGAGATGGGCCTCCCCGAGGACGAGATCAGCACCTGGGTGGACACCACCGCGTTCAGCGACCAGAAGTTCGACGCCCTGGCCGCGCACGCCAGCCAGGGCGACAACATCTTCTTCCTCAAGATGGGCAAGGAGAGGTTCGGCGAGCTGATGGGCATCGAGACCTTCGTACGCGTCCAGGACACCACCGGCGCGGCCGTACCCGAGAACGACCTCTTCGCCGGACTGCGCTGA
- a CDS encoding SigE family RNA polymerase sigma factor, whose product MEQSRADGFDGFVAARWSALFHLACLLAGGDRHRAEDLLQEALVKLWFAWPRIAEEAPEPYVRTILARAAARSARRRWWGERPVEQLPDLAEVDDVSAAVAERSRLEAALAQLPPAQRAAVVLRYYQDLPDKQVAEVLGCPVGTARSHASRGVARLRRILGDVIEPVG is encoded by the coding sequence ATGGAACAGAGTCGGGCCGACGGGTTCGACGGGTTCGTGGCAGCGCGCTGGTCGGCGTTGTTCCATCTGGCCTGTCTGCTCGCGGGAGGCGATCGGCACCGTGCCGAGGACCTGCTCCAGGAGGCCCTGGTCAAGCTCTGGTTCGCCTGGCCGAGGATCGCGGAGGAGGCACCGGAGCCGTACGTGCGCACGATCCTGGCGCGGGCGGCGGCCCGTTCGGCGCGGCGGCGCTGGTGGGGTGAGCGCCCGGTCGAGCAACTGCCCGACCTCGCGGAGGTGGACGACGTGTCCGCCGCCGTGGCCGAGCGCTCGCGGCTGGAGGCGGCGCTGGCCCAACTGCCGCCGGCGCAGCGGGCCGCCGTGGTGCTGCGCTACTACCAGGACCTGCCCGACAAACAGGTCGCCGAAGTGCTGGGGTGTCCGGTCGGCACCGCCCGGTCCCACGCGTCACGGGGCGTGGCGCGGCTGCGCCGGATCCTCGGCGATGTCATCGAGCCGGTGGGATAG
- a CDS encoding MerR family transcriptional regulator, translating to MRIGELAARSGVSVRSLRYYEEQGLLVSTRSGGGQRHFTEDDVERVDFIQRLYVAGLSSRTILELMPCRDSPSDENSDSALDRMATERDRLSAHIEDLLNTRDALDGLMAAARTHRDARRTAA from the coding sequence ATGCGGATCGGCGAACTCGCGGCGCGCAGCGGGGTGAGTGTCCGTTCGCTGCGCTACTACGAGGAGCAGGGGCTGCTCGTCAGCACCCGCAGCGGCGGCGGGCAGCGGCACTTCACGGAGGACGACGTCGAGCGGGTCGACTTCATCCAGCGCCTGTACGTGGCCGGGCTCTCCAGCCGCACCATCCTCGAACTGATGCCGTGCCGGGACTCGCCCAGCGACGAGAACTCCGACTCCGCGCTGGACCGCATGGCCACCGAGCGCGACCGGCTCTCCGCCCATATCGAGGACCTGCTGAACACCCGCGACGCGCTCGACGGCCTCATGGCCGCGGCCCGGACCCACCGCGACGCCCGCCGGACGGCGGCATGA